A window of Methanomicrobiales archaeon contains these coding sequences:
- a CDS encoding winged helix-turn-helix transcriptional regulator — MKRKIVLIVLLLAALYSASYLLDISSDRRLAPEGYPPSEIDTTIPISFFDLPLRVMLLDIFLPISPILLLPIEIIASIILWISLGCKRVRKKDILSNEKRKKIYECIVAQPGIHSRAISRETELNSGTTLYHLTLLQLVGKIIAVKDRGFVRFYRNTWSITQEEIKITNHLRHFKEKEIIEILNRHPGATRKDISTELHISAPSISWYMTRLRKDEIVRTEKDGKFTRYYLNINVKSCIESKESDFQERLEAESPC, encoded by the coding sequence ATGAAGCGGAAAATTGTATTAATTGTGCTGTTGTTGGCTGCTCTTTACTCTGCGAGTTATTTATTAGATATTTCAAGCGATCGGAGACTTGCACCAGAGGGATACCCGCCAAGTGAGATAGATACTACAATTCCGATCTCTTTCTTCGATTTACCTCTCCGTGTAATGCTTCTGGACATCTTTCTACCTATCTCACCAATTCTATTACTACCCATAGAGATCATAGCATCGATCATCCTCTGGATTTCCCTTGGCTGTAAAAGAGTGCGTAAAAAGGATATATTATCGAACGAAAAACGTAAAAAAATCTATGAGTGCATTGTCGCTCAGCCCGGGATCCATTCGAGGGCGATATCGCGCGAGACCGAGCTCAACAGCGGAACGACTCTCTATCACCTCACACTCCTCCAGCTGGTGGGAAAAATAATTGCCGTAAAGGATAGGGGATTCGTGCGATTTTATAGAAACACGTGGTCTATCACGCAGGAAGAGATTAAAATTACTAATCATCTGCGCCACTTTAAAGAAAAAGAGATCATTGAAATCCTTAATCGGCACCCCGGCGCAACACGCAAGGATATCTCAACGGAACTCCATATTTCGGCACCGTCGATCTCGTGGTATATGACACGTCTTAGAAAAGACGAGATAGTCCGAACTGAAAAAGATGGTAAATTTACGAGATATTATCTCAATATAAATGTTAAGAGTTGTATTGAGAGTAAAGAGTCAGACTTTCAAGAACGACTCGAGGCTGAAAGTCCATGTTGA
- a CDS encoding IS1634 family transposase: MKPIVRIKQINGKEYWYEDTPYYDPEKKQIRQKSRYLGKNINGSPVKVRSEPVPGIASVPKAAYTHGNLLPLHQIVQELRMDEYLGDLATEEEKETILALAIHRILRPSAMHLVAAWYEENSLSLDHPDLPLSSQQISDLLSTLGESGVPEEFMHRLMRDLGTDSTLIYDITSLSSSSQLLPLLEYGYNRDGLDLPQVNFSLILDTERSIPVLYDLYPGSIVDVVTLKNTIARIQALGATQYTLVLDRGFYSQGNLEELLEEDLSFVIPASLASKPVKELLTDAQRDLESVQYLRMYQKEPIFVKPVVLRLREREIRGFCYYDLRREQNERNLFYLRLHDLKQKLESLRIPRWRRAEEVFREWAGGMANYFSWRQQEDRFVVEYRQNAIAQRVNRMGKQIILSHGPLDWEECLTVYRERDGVEKAFRTLKNDLQVLPLQVRKESTLKGFLFVTFLSLILRMRLLKRMQETGLLEEYTLEGMLLELAKIKKVRLANGEILTTEVSKKQRGILEVLGLCA; the protein is encoded by the coding sequence ATGAAGCCCATCGTCCGGATCAAGCAGATTAACGGGAAGGAGTACTGGTACGAGGACACTCCCTACTACGATCCGGAGAAGAAGCAGATCCGCCAGAAGTCCCGCTACCTGGGGAAGAATATCAACGGGTCACCTGTGAAGGTGAGGAGCGAACCGGTGCCGGGTATCGCCTCTGTCCCCAAGGCGGCTTACACCCACGGGAATCTCCTCCCCCTGCACCAGATCGTGCAGGAGCTGCGGATGGATGAATACCTGGGAGATCTGGCCACGGAAGAGGAGAAAGAGACTATCCTCGCCCTGGCCATCCACCGCATCCTCCGCCCCTCTGCGATGCACCTGGTCGCGGCCTGGTACGAGGAGAACTCGCTCTCCCTCGATCATCCGGATCTGCCTCTAAGCAGCCAGCAGATCAGCGACCTCCTCTCCACCCTTGGGGAGAGCGGCGTGCCGGAAGAGTTCATGCACCGGCTGATGCGGGACCTGGGCACCGACTCCACCTTGATCTACGACATCACCAGCCTCTCTTCCTCTTCTCAGCTCCTCCCTCTCCTCGAGTACGGCTACAACCGGGACGGTCTGGACCTGCCCCAGGTCAACTTCTCCCTCATTCTGGACACGGAGCGTTCGATTCCCGTGCTGTACGACCTCTACCCGGGGAGCATCGTGGACGTGGTCACCCTGAAGAACACCATCGCCCGCATCCAGGCGCTCGGTGCCACCCAGTACACCCTGGTCCTGGACCGGGGCTTCTACAGCCAGGGGAACCTGGAGGAGCTGCTGGAGGAGGATCTCTCCTTCGTCATCCCGGCGTCTCTGGCCTCGAAGCCGGTGAAGGAACTGCTGACCGATGCGCAGCGGGACTTGGAGAGCGTGCAATACCTGCGGATGTACCAGAAGGAACCGATCTTCGTGAAACCGGTGGTGCTGCGGCTAAGAGAGCGGGAGATCCGCGGGTTCTGCTACTACGACCTGCGGCGAGAGCAGAACGAACGGAACCTCTTCTACCTCCGCCTCCACGACCTGAAGCAGAAACTCGAATCCCTGCGCATTCCCCGCTGGCGGAGGGCGGAGGAGGTGTTCCGGGAGTGGGCCGGGGGCATGGCGAACTACTTCTCCTGGCGGCAGCAGGAGGACCGCTTCGTCGTGGAATACCGCCAGAACGCCATCGCCCAGCGGGTGAACCGCATGGGAAAGCAGATCATCCTCTCTCATGGTCCCTTGGATTGGGAGGAGTGCCTCACGGTGTACCGAGAGCGGGATGGCGTGGAGAAGGCCTTCCGCACCCTGAAGAACGATCTGCAGGTACTGCCGCTCCAGGTGCGGAAGGAGTCCACCCTGAAGGGATTCCTGTTCGTGACCTTCCTCTCCCTGATCCTGCGGATGCGGCTGCTCAAACGGATGCAGGAGACCGGGCTGTTAGAGGAGTACACCCTGGAGGGGATGCTGCTGGAACTGGCTAAAATCAAGAAGGTCCGGCTGGCCAACGGGGAGATCCTCACCACAGAGGTGTCGAAAAAGCAACGGGGGATCCTCGAGGTGCTCGGACTATGTGCCTAA